The genomic interval TGCTTTCATGTTTAAAAATTTTGGTTTAAAATATACTAACAAAGATACAAGCTGTTTCAATTTTGGAATTGGTATATTTTTATACTATATCGGTAAAAATTCAGCATTTTTTTAAAGCTTCTAAGATTCTAAGTTGTGGAGCTTTTTATTTCACGCAGATTTGGCAGATTTAAGCGGATTTCAATAGATTTATTAATTTTAAATCTTAGAAAATCTGCTAAAATCTTTTTCAATCTGCGTGAAAATATATTTATAAGTAAATTTGTTTAAAATAAAATTATAATGAATATCAGAAAAGCCACAATATCCGATTCAAAACAAATTGCTCCTATATTATTATTAGCAATGGAAGATATCATTTATAAATTTATAGCGAAAGAAGATTACGCTTCCGCGAAAGACTTTCTGGAACATTTTATCGAAAGAGAAAACAATCAATATTCGTATCAAAATTGCTTTGTCGCCGAAGAAAATAATGAAATTATTGGTGCTGTAAACATTTATAAAGGTGCAGATATAGAAGCATTACGAAATCCGATAATTGAATTTGTGAGGGAAAATTATAATCCAGCATTTGATCCTGAATTTGAAACAAAGGACGGAGAATATTATATCGATTCTCTAGGCGTAAATCCAAACCATCAAGGAAAAGGTATTGGTTCAAAATTACTTTTATTTCTAATTGATGAATTTGTCCATAAAAATAAACAGACGTTGGGATTATTGGTTGAAGAAGATAATCCACTGGCAAAAAACCTTTATTTAAAACTCGGATTCAATGTAGTTGGAGAAAAAACTCTGGTCGGAAAAAAATTGGATCATCTTCAAATAAGTCCCAAA from Flavobacterium sp. YJ01 carries:
- a CDS encoding GNAT family N-acetyltransferase codes for the protein MNIRKATISDSKQIAPILLLAMEDIIYKFIAKEDYASAKDFLEHFIERENNQYSYQNCFVAEENNEIIGAVNIYKGADIEALRNPIIEFVRENYNPAFDPEFETKDGEYYIDSLGVNPNHQGKGIGSKLLLFLIDEFVHKNKQTLGLLVEEDNPLAKNLYLKLGFNVVGEKTLVGKKLDHLQISPK